AAGGAGAGGGTTTTTAAACGTGCCTTTTCGTTTCCACCGTTTAGATCCTTTCCGGTGATTCCGTAATCCTGCGCGATAAACCATCCGGTGGACCGCCCCGTGAGAAGCAGCTCAACTTTGCCGGCATCGTCGCCCCGAAGCTTGCCCGCCGGCCAACGAACGGTTCGAAGTAAGTACCACGCGGTTTCCCACAAAGGGTACCCTAACCTCAATCGAGATCCTTTTCCATTACTTTTGCACACGCAGCGATGGCACCAAGGATCAACCGTACGCCTGGGAGGCGCGTGAGTATCTGCGCCAGCGACTGATCGGCCAGGAGGTGTGGTTCTACTCGGAGAAGCCCCCGAATGCGAACCGCTTCTATGGCTACATCAAGCTCGGCAAGGAACCGAACGCGGAGAACATCGTCGAGTCGATCATCTCCGAGGGTTTGGTGACGGTGCGCCGGGACAATGTGCGCCCCACGCCCGAGCATGCCCGCCTGATCGAGCTGGAGGACGCGGCCCGCAAGGCCCGGAAAGGGTTGTGGAGCGATTCGTCCGAGGGTGACCACGTGCGCAACATTACGTGGAACGTGGAAAACCCGAAGCAATTCGTTGACCAGCATGCCGGCCAACTGATCAAGGGTATCATCGAGCACGTGCGCGACGGATCGACCGTGCGTGCCTTCCTGATGCCGAACCCGCGCACCTACCTGCACGTGACGCTCATGATGTCGGGCATCCGGTGCCCGGGCTTCAAGCTTGATTCCGAAGGCCGACCGGACAATACGACCGAGGTGCCGTTTGCGGACGAGGCCCGGTTCCACGTCGAAAGCCGCCTGCTGCAGCGCGACGTCAAGATCCGGCTCGAGTCGATCAGCAACACGAACTTCCTCGGCACGATCCTGCACACCGAGGGCAACATCGCGGAGTCGTTGCTACGCAACGGATTCGCCAAGTGCGTCGAGTGGAGCATACCGTACGTGAAGGAAGGCATCGAGCGGCTCCGAGCGTCCGAGAAGGAGGCCAAGATGAACCGGTTACGTCTGTGGCGTGATTACAAGCCACCGGCGGCCCTTGCCAACACCAAGGACAAGGAACTGATCGGAACGGTGATGGAAGTGTTCAATGGTGACGCGATCTCGGTTAAGGTGACCGGTACCAATGTCACGAAGAAGGTGTTCTTCTCGTCGATTCGGCCACCGCgcccgaaggaggaggacggtgTGCGTACGAAGAACTCCCGCCCGCTCTACGACATTCCCTGGATGTTCGAGGCCCGCGAATTCCTGCGCAAGAAGCTGATCGGCAAGAAGGTACAGTGTACCCTGGACTACGTGGCACCCGCTCGTGATAACTACCCGGAGAAATACGCGTACACCGTGCGTCTCGGTGACCTGTAAGTATACCAGTACCCTTGCCAAGGCCCCCTCCCTACAAAGCACACCATCATATAGGTTATACGTTATCCCCGATCCTCGATGGGAAACGGCATGATTAATTGATGGGAAAGAAACCTTCGCAGGTACTCTTGAGTTGTACCCGTCGGCGTGCCCAAGGCTTGGGGTCAACTTCAACATAATTTGCGAGACATTATTCCTTTGGACACCTTCTCGTCCTTTCTTTTATTACAACGAAACGGTCAATGTACTAATGagctctgtctgtctttctctctctctacaggAACGTTGCGGAAGCGATGCTGGAGAAGGGTCTGGCGACGGTCATCAACTATCGGCAGGATGATGAGCAGCGATCGCCCGAGTACGACAAGCTGCGTGCCGCCCAGGAGCAAGCGATCAAGGGTCAGAAGGGTCTGCACGGCAAGAAGGACACTCCGTCCCACCGTATTAACGATCTGACGACGGATCATTCCCGTATCAAGCACCACTACCTGCCATCGTGGCAGCGTGCCCTGCGTACCGAAGCGATCGTCGAGTTCGTGGCCAGTGGATCGCGTCTACGTATCTATTGCCCGAAGGAAAGCTGCCTCGTCACGTTCCTGCTCGCTGGCATCAGCTGCCGCCGATCGTCTCGCCCCGGTATCGGTGGTGCACCGGCCCAAGAAGGTGAACCGTTCGGTGATGAGGCGTTGCAGTTCACCCGCGAGAAGGTGCTCCAGCGGGATGTGAGCGTGAAGATCGAGACGACCGATAAGCAGGCAACGAGCGTGATCGGTTGGCTGTTCACGGACAACAACACTAACCTCTCGGTGGCACTGGTCGAGGAGGGTCTAGCGGAGGTGCACTTTACGGCCGAAAAGTCGGAACACTACCGGGCACTGAAGGAGGCGGAGAACCGGGCGAAGGCACGCAAGCGAAACATCTGGAAGAACTACGTCGAAAAGGCGGCCGAGGAGGAGAACGGTACGGGACAGAAGGATGAGATCGATGATGCACCGGAAGCGAATGCACCGGCCGATCGGAAGGTCAAGTACGAGACGGTCGTCGTGACGGAGGTGACGCCGGAACTGCGCTTCTACGCTCAGCATGCCGATCAGGGCACGAAGCTGGAGGAACTGATGAGCAAGCTGCGTCAGGACTTTAAGGCGATGCCACCGGTCACGGGAGCGTACGTGCCCAAGCGGGGTGATCTGTGTGCTGCTCGCTTCTCCGAGGATGACGAGTGGTACCGCGCCAAGGTCGAAAAGGTTGAAAAGGGTGGCAACGTTTCGATCCTCTACATCGACTACGGTAACCGTGAGGTACGTAGACACGGCTTCGTGCACACCCAACCCCCCTGATGTCATTGGTCAGGGGGGGTCCCTGCAAGCTCCTTAGATCCATTTCTGTCACTTCCAAGGAAATGCTTGAGTCATAAGCTtgccaaagcaaaacaaccacCGGACGAAACGATTTGATTAACGATCCTCATCGGGGCACATTCAAATCTCCACCTAAATGACGGTGTTTCTGGCCCCTGCGCTCGCTCGACTATCGGCTTACGATGATTTTCTCCGAGAGCTCACGGACGCAGAAAATCGGTCCGGTAATATTCTTTTACCTGGTCCGCGAGTACCGCGCCCAACCGAGTAATCAAGGGAAGGGATCGGACACGGTAGATCGGCTTGTCGTTTGTGGGTCGTTACACTTTAGGTTCTCAGGAGAGTGTCCTGTAACGTTGCTATCGCCTAATCAACCGTTTTGAAAAGTTCGTTTCTCCGACAGCACTTTCGTGCGCAGAGATTTGCATCGTCATAGTCAGAACGATCGATCATATCCGGTTTTTGTTGCGCTCTTGCAGACTGTCCCCAGTACCCGCCTCGCCATGCTGCCGACAACGTTCATCTCGGAGAAGCCGTACGCGCACGATTACGTGCCAGCGCTGCTCGTCCTGCCAACCGATGTCGATGATCGCCAGGAAGCCATCAAGGCATTCTCGCAGGATGTGCTCAACCGTAGCCTGCAGCTGAACGTTGAGTATCGGtacgtacacaaacacaccaccatcggtcgaTTGGTACCATGATATATATCAGCTTGGCAATGATATGCCAAAGGTTGGGCTGTATATATACTAGCCCACTACCTTCTAGATCATTGCCGAAAGTGAAGAAAGCGTTGCGGGAGTGAGAGGGACCCTCTCCTGCCGTAGTGCGTACCGACCTTCGGAAGCGCGTTCAGTTCCGGAACTGATCGCTGCATTAAATAGGTTTTACAGTACCACACCACCTATGCCacccgatcgatcggtcagtGGGTGGTGTTCCGGAAAATGCAGGTTTTAATGgaatttctttattttcttatcCTCGTAACAGCATCCAGGGTACCGAGTATGTAACGTTGGTGGATCCGAGCACGAAGGCCGACATTGGTGAAGAGCTGATCGCCGACGGTTACTTGATCGCGgacaagaacaagaaggaTCGCCGACTGACCAAGCTGGTAAGTGTTGCTGTTACCCGTGCGGATCTCCTTTGCCTTCATCTGGCCATCTGGTTCAcgattgtttctctttttctctctctctctctctctctctctctctctctctctctctctctctctctctctctctcgtccatCAGATTGCGGACTACAAGGAAGCAGAACAGAAGGCCCGTAAGCACCATAAGGGCATCTGGCAGTACGGTGACAGCACTGAGGATCAGGCCGGCGAGTTTGGCCTCAGCCGCTAAGGCGTGGCCACGAGCCTCGCCACCTCATATCGTCCAACCATTCGCGCCGTTCTTTGCCGCTCCTTCTTCTACCACCTCTCCACTCCGATACCTACCTCTAGCTGGCGCTACCGAGCGCCACAAGGAGCGGCAACGTTGGTCAATCGGTTTCTCAAACGACCGATCCCCTCCCCGGTCCCTCCGATGTGGTGTGAGATGAGCAATGAGAGATAGAGGACGGTTAAACCGCTCCCGAGATTGATGCACCCTGGGTTCCATTGTTCGAACGCAGCGCCTAGAGGAGAGGACGGACGATCGCACTCACGTCGCATACATGGAGAGTGGTGACTGTCGCCATGGTTGGgcgaatgaaattgaaaatttgcaCACCTGCCTATCCAACCAATTACATAAAACATCAAGAAACGTACTCTATACAATGTGGAACATggaggaaaacaggaaaaacgaTTCACCTACTATCAACGATACAGAGACACACTCACAATAACAACAGATAACGAGAACACGAGCCGCTGGTGTAGAGTATGGTGGGCAATCATCAACACCAATATACCAGCGCCAGATTGCattgaaaaaaagaacgaCGATAGCTGTTGGATCTCTCGAAAAAGGCACCGTATCatccgcatcagcatcagcatccatcgatccatccaatccaatccaatccaactgGTCGGAAAGACGTCGCCGAAGGTGGAGCCAGAGATGAGGGGGGGGAGTGCGATAGCGTCtcatttccttctcctcctccgtgagctttttgtgcgtgcgtttgccCCGCTATACCACGACTGAAGATGGCAGCTGCTGAGATGATATCGGTTCAATATCGTCGGTTCCGTTTGGGTTTTTCCTGTTCCTGCAAAGCGCTTGAACCCCGCTCTTCGATCACGCCCTTCGTTTCACATTTTAGCCATTAGTTACACTACCGATTTGCGTTTATTATTATGTACGAGTGCGCGGAGGGTGGCGCGCACGTGCCGGCGTGCTCGCTCCTTCGTATCTTCCATATTTGCTGATGATTATCGTACTGaatctatttttttaaaatcgttttcctttctgtttATATCCTTTGGTTCAATTCATGGTGAAAATAAAGTTTATTCTGACATTGTAACGATTCTCGGGCAGCTTGGGCTTGTTTGCATCCGAATGGTCCTATATAAGAAAAGCTTTTCTACACTTGCTTGGTTCTTGATAAGCGTTTAAATGGCGACAATAATAAGCCAATTACAGCACTTTTCGTAAAACACCTTGTTTAAAAAGAACAAAATTTGCATTAGATGTTAGCCCTGACGAATGGACTCACGTAAGAACCTAACAAATGTTTTCCAGTTTGTTTATCTGGAGCAAACCAAATGGAATCTACCGTGAAATCACTGcgctttttctcttctataATAGCAATAAAATCGTTGCTTATCGCGTCTACTATCAGTTAGCACAAACGTGCGACAACCGAACAGCGAAATCTGTTCCGCCATTTTTGGTATTTCCGTACGAATGCTATCGTAATGGATTGAGCCTTAATCCATTGCAATAAAACGGTCAATATCTGGTTACACGTAATTCGGAGAATTTTTGGGACAAAGAAGCGAATATAAAAAGCGGCCAGAGGTGAGCATGGCTCAGTGTTGTGCAAGATGAAAACCTTCGTTCTCCTAGTTGCCTTGTTTGCTGTCGCCAGCGCGGAATGGATCGACATCGATTGGTCCAAGGTGCGCCCGATCGAGGAGTTCGATCACTATTGGGCTCGTCTGCCGGCGGAGATGCAGATCTATCGTAACGCTGTCCCTTCGCACCGTATCGTCGGTGGACACGAGGCGACTCCTGGTCAGTTTCCGTACCAGATTGCCCTGCTAAGTGAGTTTACTGGCAGTACCGGCTTGTGCGGAGGAACCGTCTTGACCAACAACTACATCCTGACTGCTGCTCACTGCGTTGTCTCTGGTGGGGTTAGCTTGGCCAACGGAGGAACCGCCATCATCGGTGCTCACAATCGTAACATTCAGGAGGCAACTCAGCAGCGCATCCGCTTCTCGACGGCCGGTATTCGTCCTCATCCGCAGTACACTTCGACCAACATTCGTAACGATATCGCCGTGGTTCGTCTGAACTCGCCAATCACCTTCAACGCTCGCGTCCAGCCAGCTCGTCTGCCGGCTCGCTCGGACACTCGTCAGTTCGGAGGATCCATGGGAACCGTTTCCGGATTCGGTCGTACCACGGATGTGGCTGGTTCCACCTCGGCCGTCGTCCGTTACGTTAGCAACCCGGTCATGACGAATGCTGACTGCATTGCCCGTTGGAACACTGTGTTGATCCAGGCCCAaaatgtgtgtatgagtggtGATGGGGGTCGCTCTGCCTGCAACGGTGACTCTGGTGGCCCACTGGCTGTCCAGGATGGTGGTGCCAGCCTCCAGATCGGTATTGTGTCCTTCGGATCGTCTGGTGGCTGTTCCATCGGCATGCCATCCGTGTACGCCCGTGTGTCTCACTTCCTTGGATGGATTGAGGCCAACTCGGACTTCGTGGCCCGAGCTTAGACAATAAAAATGAATCCATTCCCTTCAGCATAATCAACGGTGTTCCAACTAATCCCATAAAGAAGTGACCTGTAGCTCACCTCTCGTAGTATACATCCTAAAGCTATACGTATAAAAGTATCTAATTGATGCTCGGTCCGCGAAATATGTAAATGGCGGCGATGATAAGCAAACTAAGATGATTCTAGTCAAATGTCTTGCTTTTTGTTCTCGTAGCCATAACTATTAGGCCGAAACCGCAAGAATTACGGTAGATGAACCTCAATAAAACCCCCAGTGCGCATAATGTATTCTCTGGCACTGTACAACGAACCTAGCGCCATCTAAACGTTCTTTTGGGGATCACGCCGACTAGGTAGgcaagaaaaaacaaacagaaaatattctccgatttttttgttggttcgttGTCGGCTTAATCCTGGCCTCGATTCCTTCGCTCCAGGTGTCTGTACCGCCTCTTCTTTTTCCGAGAGATCTTAACATTTGATACTGAAATAAATGGTTAGTGCTGACGAACGCACCGATAATGCATAGAAACGGATCTACGCAAGAACCTAACATTTCTGGTTTCCAGTATGATGATCAGAAGAAAGGCAGCAGAATTTATCACAAAGTCTGCTGCTTGACGCTTAATTACTTCTTTACTAACATTACCTCGCTGCTTATCGTGTCAGCTGGCATAATTGTGCGACGACCGTACACCGATACTTTATGCATTCCGAATATAAGAGTCTTTCTAACAGCCTATTTGACCTAACATAATAGTAATATACTAATACTGAACTGTACTGAATCACCACTGACAATTTTCACTATTTTAAAAGATACACAACTTTATCTCTACATGCACGTAGATAAATGTTTGTCAGTTACTTCTGCGGCCTTAGTAAACGAAGCCGCACGGAGCAATAGAGATCTAATAGAAGACAAAGACAACGACCAGACACATAAATGGAATCAGATTGATTGGAACACCGTTGATTATGCTGAAAGGAATGGATTCATTTTTATTGTCTATGCTCGGGCCACGAAGTCCGAGTTGGCCTCAATCCATCCAAGGAAGTGAGACACACGGGCGTACACGGATGGCATGCCGATGGCACAACCGCCAGCCGATCCGAAGGACACAATACCGATTTGAAGGCTGGCACCACCATCCTGAACAGCCAGCGGCCCGCCAGAGTCACCGTTGCACGATGAGCGACCGCCTTCTCCGCTCATACACACGTTCTGGGCCTGGATCAACACAGTATTCCAACGGGCAATGCAGTCAGCATTCGTCATGACCGGGTTGCTGACGAAGCGGACGACGGCCGAGGTAGCCTGCGTAGCGTCCGAGGTGCGACCGAATCCGGAAACGGTTCCCATGGATCCTCCGAACTGACGAGTGTCCGAACGAGCCGGCAGACGAGCTGGCTGGACGCGAGCGTTGAAGGTGATTGGCAAGTTCAGACGGACCACGGCGATATCGTTACGAATGTTGGTCAGAGTGTACTGTGGATGAGCACGAATACCGGCCGTCGAGAAGCGGATACGCTGCTGAGTTGCTTCCTGAATGTTACGGTTGTGAGCACCGATGATGGCGGTTCCTCCGGtggccagggtagacgcgccCGAGATGACACAGTGAGCAGCGGTCAGGATGTAGTTGTTGGTCAAGACCGATCCTCCGCACAGACCGGTTCCAGCGCCAAATTCGCTCAGCAGAGCAATCTGGTACGGGAACTGGCCAGGTGTTGCCTCGTGTCCACCGACGATACGATGCGACGCTACAGCGTTACGGTAGACCTGCATCTCCGCCGGCAGACGAGCCCAGTAGTGATCGAACTCCTCGATCGGGCGCACCTTGGACCAATCGATGTCGATCCATTCCGCGCTGGCGACAGCAAACAAGGCAACTAGAAGCACGAAGGTTTTCATCTTGAAGATTTCGACTGAATAATAGTCTGAAATGCGCTCCTTTATATACTCCTCGTCAGGTAACAACGTTATCAACGATTTGATAATGTGGTGTATAATTCCTGCGTAATTCCCAGGTGCAACGCTGCATTTTGAGCGATCAAAATCATTTCTCGCAGTATTGCGCTGGAAATTCCAGACGCGAGCTACTGATTCACTCTCCCTATCAGTATCTGGAGGAAGAAATATCTGCTGTCCCTTGTGCTCCCACCAACTCCCAGAATCGAAGGATTTTTCTTCATGCAATTTCCGATACATCGGAATATTGAAAGTGTATTGGTGTCTTCCTACATTTATTATATTGGATTATATGGGTTTCTTCCAATATTTCGAATGTATCGAATTGATTCCCGccaccctcctcttcctcatccttctATTGTGTGTACACCAATTGGTCGGAAATACTTACGACTGTATCGATATCAGACCTAGACCATGTTTGTAAATCATGTGTATGGCTAATTACGCACATGTGCGCACATGGGGAGTAGCTTAAGAGTGTGATGATGACGCGTTAACCCTACGGGAAGAAGTAGCAAAAGCCGAAGAAAATCATAAAGAAAACACCAAGACATCAAGCAGCATGCTTATTCATTTTTTACAAGCACCATACGCGCTGCTTTTCGTGTTTGTTATCAGCCAGCACAATTGTATCACCAGTGAGCCGGGAAATCAGTTCCGACACTTTTGGCATACCGGTACGAATGCTATCGTACTAATGTGGCGGATTGAGGGGCAATAAACCGTTCAATATAATTGGGCGCTTTATGGCCGTAAGAATTGCGTTACGACCGAACAGGATCAGATACACCCAAAGCCATAGCTTACAGCCGAAGGTTTCCTCCTTCACCCGTTAGCCAGGAAGCCGCATTTTGCTGTTCAACATATGTTTGCCTATCTTATCGTTTGTTGTGGCACCGTGGAAGCTTCTTGAGAAACTTTGAAACATTTACGACCTGCCGATACCGAATTGAAGACAGCGGCAAGGCTTATCGTTGGAATTATCAGCATGCGTGCGAGATGAGTGAATTTACTAGAGAATTTTAGGTAGTTGAGGACCTAGAAACGAGTATAAAAGGCCATTCCAGCAAACCATGGCTCAGTAGAAGTTGTTGTGCAAGATGAAAACCTTCGTGCTTCTAGTTGCCTTGTTTGCTGTCGCCAGCGCGGAATGGATCGACATCGATTGGTCCAAGGTGCGCCCGATCGAGGAGTTCGATCACTACTGGGCTCGTCTGCCGGCGGAGATGCAGGTCTACCGTAACGCTGTAGCGTCGCACCGTATCGTCGGTGGACAAGAGGCAACACCTGGACAGTTCCCGTACCAGATTGCTCTGCTGAGCGAGTTTGGCGCTGGAACCGGACTGTGCGGAGGATCGGTCTTGACCAACAACTACATTCTGACCGCTGCTCACTGTGTCATCTCGGGCGCGTCTACCCTAGCCACCGGAGGAACCGCCATCATCGGTGCTCACAACCGTAACATTCAGGAGGCAACTCAGCAGCGTATCCGCTTCTCGACGGCCGGTATTCGTGCTCATCCGCAGTACAATCCGACCAACATTCGTAACGATATCGCCGTGGTCCGTCTGAACTCGCCAATCACCTTCAACGCTCGCGTCCAGCCTGCTCGTCTCCCTGCTCGTTCGGACACTCGTCAGTTCGGAGGATTCACTGGAACCGTTTCCGGATTCGGTCGTACATCAGACGCTTCGACGGCTGTCTCACCCGTTGTCCGCTTCGTTACCAACCCGGTCATGACGAATGCTGACTGCATTGCCCGTTGGAATACTGCCCTTATTCAGGCCCAGAACGTCTGCCTGAACGGTGCAAACGGTCGATCATCGTGCAACGGAGACTCTGGTGGCCCGTTGACGGTCCAGGATGGTGGTGCCAGTCTTCAAATCGGTATTGTGTCCTTCGGATCGGCTGGCGGCTGTGCCATCGGCATGCCATCCGTGTACGCCCGTGTGTCTCACTTCCTTGGATGGATTGAGGCCAACTCGGACTTCGTGGCCCGAGCTTagacaataaaaataaatccactGCCGTGAGCCTAAGCAACGGTATTCCAATCAATCCCAGCCTATTCATTTTTCTGCCTTCAACCGTTGCTTTGCGCTGTTCAAGAAAATTTACAGCTTCACGTAATCCGCGGTCTGCTATTAAGAGTTACGGAGAGTTCTTCACGAATGCATATCCTCCAAAGATCATAGTCGTAACTGATAA
This sequence is a window from Anopheles darlingi chromosome 3, idAnoDarlMG_H_01, whole genome shotgun sequence. Protein-coding genes within it:
- the LOC125954490 gene encoding brachyurin-like yields the protein MKTFVLLVALFAVASAEWIDIDWSKVRPIEEFDHYWARLPAEMQVYRNAVASHRIVGGQEATPGQFPYQIALLSEFGAGTGLCGGSVLTNNYILTAAHCVISGASTLATGGTAIIGAHNRNIQEATQQRIRFSTAGIRAHPQYNPTNIRNDIAVVRLNSPITFNARVQPARLPARSDTRQFGGFTGTVSGFGRTSDASTAVSPVVRFVTNPVMTNADCIARWNTALIQAQNVCLNGANGRSSCNGDSGGPLTVQDGGASLQIGIVSFGSAGGCAIGMPSVYARVSHFLGWIEANSDFVARA
- the LOC125954491 gene encoding brachyurin-like, with the protein product MKTFVLLVALFAVASAEWIDIDWSKVRPIEEFDHYWARLPAEMQVYRNAVASHRIVGGHEATPGQFPYQIALLSEFGAGTGLCGGSVLTNNYILTAAHCVISGASTLATGGTAIIGAHNRNIQEATQQRIRFSTAGIRAHPQYTLTNIRNDIAVVRLNLPITFNARVQPARLPARSDTRQFGGSMGTVSGFGRTSDATQATSAVVRFVSNPVMTNADCIARWNTVLIQAQNVCMSGEGGRSSCNGDSGGPLAVQDGGASLQIGIVSFGSAGGCAIGMPSVYARVSHFLGWIEANSDFVARA
- the LOC125954421 gene encoding staphylococcal nuclease domain-containing protein 1 yields the protein MSAPAPAAAAAAAAPAPPPVLKKGIVKQILSGDSVILRDKPSGGPPREKQLNFAGIVAPKLARRPTNGSNDGTKDQPYAWEAREYLRQRLIGQEVWFYSEKPPNANRFYGYIKLGKEPNAENIVESIISEGLVTVRRDNVRPTPEHARLIELEDAARKARKGLWSDSSEGDHVRNITWNVENPKQFVDQHAGQLIKGIIEHVRDGSTVRAFLMPNPRTYLHVTLMMSGIRCPGFKLDSEGRPDNTTEVPFADEARFHVESRLLQRDVKIRLESISNTNFLGTILHTEGNIAESLLRNGFAKCVEWSIPYVKEGIERLRASEKEAKMNRLRLWRDYKPPAALANTKDKELIGTVMEVFNGDAISVKVTGTNVTKKVFFSSIRPPRPKEEDGVRTKNSRPLYDIPWMFEAREFLRKKLIGKKVQCTLDYVAPARDNYPEKYAYTVRLGDLNVAEAMLEKGLATVINYRQDDEQRSPEYDKLRAAQEQAIKGQKGLHGKKDTPSHRINDLTTDHSRIKHHYLPSWQRALRTEAIVEFVASGSRLRIYCPKESCLVTFLLAGISCRRSSRPGIGGAPAQEGEPFGDEALQFTREKVLQRDVSVKIETTDKQATSVIGWLFTDNNTNLSVALVEEGLAEVHFTAEKSEHYRALKEAENRAKARKRNIWKNYVEKAAEEENGTGQKDEIDDAPEANAPADRKVKYETVVVTEVTPELRFYAQHADQGTKLEELMSKLRQDFKAMPPVTGAYVPKRGDLCAARFSEDDEWYRAKVEKVEKGGNVSILYIDYGNRETVPSTRLAMLPTTFISEKPYAHDYVPALLVLPTDVDDRQEAIKAFSQDVLNRSLQLNVEYRIQGTEYVTLVDPSTKADIGEELIADGYLIADKNKKDRRLTKLIADYKEAEQKARKHHKGIWQYGDSTEDQAGEFGLSR
- the LOC125954489 gene encoding brachyurin-like; its protein translation is MKTFVLLVALFAVASAEWIDIDWSKVRPIEEFDHYWARLPAEMQIYRNAVPSHRIVGGHEATPGQFPYQIALLSEFTGSTGLCGGTVLTNNYILTAAHCVVSGGVSLANGGTAIIGAHNRNIQEATQQRIRFSTAGIRPHPQYTSTNIRNDIAVVRLNSPITFNARVQPARLPARSDTRQFGGSMGTVSGFGRTTDVAGSTSAVVRYVSNPVMTNADCIARWNTVLIQAQNVCMSGDGGRSACNGDSGGPLAVQDGGASLQIGIVSFGSSGGCSIGMPSVYARVSHFLGWIEANSDFVARA